One genomic window of Chanos chanos chromosome 13, fChaCha1.1, whole genome shotgun sequence includes the following:
- the dnmt1 gene encoding DNA (cytosine-5)-methyltransferase 1 produces the protein MPTRTSLSLPEDVRERLQVLDKDGGSLSDEECVKEKLRLLQEFLLADTQDQLKGLEAKLKNSELSVEVYTSEVKAVLKKALCLEKGGNGDRVEQNGRSNGFAENGSHKGELERAADAQEEGETITSPSAPKPRGGRRSKADSEPKKSPVSSRVTRNSGKQPTILSMFSRVPKRKSDEVNGEATNGDAADRNDEGDSEESREEKRLKTESDAVPVAEDATTEKPKLVAPAKTPPPKCPDCRQYLDDSDLKFFQGDPDDALDEPEMLTDERLSLFDSNEDGFESYEDLPQHKITNFSVYDKRGHLCPFDSGLIEKNVELYFSCAVKPIYDDNPCMDGGVPAKKLGPINAWWITGFDGGEKALIGFTTAFADYILMDPSEEYSPIFALMQEKIYMSKIVVEFLQKNPDATYEDLLNKIETTVPPAGLNFNRFTEDTLLRHAQFVVEQVESYDEAGDPDEQPIIVTPCMRDLIKLAGVTLGKRRAARRQAIRHPTKIEKDNKGPTKATTTKLVYQIFDTFFSDQIDQNNKEGGGMKRQRCGVCEVCQAPDCGKCSACKDMIKFGGTGRSKQACHKRRCPNLAVKEAEDDENMDEEDVLPAVKAPSKKMSQAKKKKQSKNKMSWVGEPIKTEGKKEYYMEVCVDDEVLTVGDCVSVSPDDPSKPLYLARITALWEDGEMLFHAHWFCRGTDTVLGESSDPLELFLVDECEDMPLSYVHGKVNVLYKAPSNNWFMEGGMDDDIKVIEDDGKSFFYQLWYDPEFARFETPPEVTSSEDCKFKFCASCVRIKEQEEQETPCALEPLEEEENDSKVFYALACLRGEQYRVGDGVYLLPEAFTFGVKPASPVKRSHRKEVVDEDLYPEYYRKSSDYIKGSNLDAPEPFRIGRIKEIFCTKRSNGKADTSEVKLRLYKFYRPENTHKGVKAGYHADINQLYWSDEEVTVNMADVQGRCRVEYGEDLVEALQEYSTGGPDRFYFIEAYNAKSKSFEDPPNHARSVMNKGKGKGKGKGKGKGKAASQQDTQEQEPQEPKIRKLRTLDVFSGCGGLSEGFHQAGISETLWAIEMWDPAAQAFRLNNPGSTVFTEDCNVLLKLVMSGEKTNSLGQKLPQKGDVEMLCGGPPCQGFSGMNRFNSRTYSKFKNSLVVSYLSYCDYYRPKFFLLENVRNFVSFKRSMVLKLTLRCLVRMGYQCTFGVLQAGQYGVAQTRRRAIILAAAPGEKLPRYPEPLHVFAPRACSLNVVVDDKKYITNVTRGNGGIYRTITVRDTMSDLPEIRNGATALEISYNGEPQSWFQRQIRGSQYQPILRDHICKDMSALVAARMRHIPLAPGSDWRDLPNIEVRLPDGTTTKKLRYTHSDKKNGRSSTGALRGVCACAGGKPCDPADRQFNTLIPWCLPHTGNRHNHWAGLYGRLEWDGFFSTTVTNPEPMGKQGRVLHPEQHRVVSVRECARSQGFPDTYRFFGNILDKHRQVGNAVPPPLSKAIGLEVKKCIQSRMRENATEPVKQEKMEICD, from the exons ATGCCTACCAGGACCTCATTGTCTCTGCCAGAAGATGTCAGGGAACG GCTGCAAGTGTTGGACAAGGATGGAGGCAGTTTATCAGATGAG gAGTGTGTAAAGGAGAAGCTCAGGTTATTGCAGGAGTTCCTGCTGGCTGATACTCAGGACCAGCTCAAAGGCCTTGAAGCCAAGTTGAAGAACTCAGAGCTCTCAGTA GAGGTTTACACATCAGAAGTGAAGGCTGTGTTGAAAAAGGCTTTGTGTTTGGAAAAGGGCGGGAATGGTGACAGGGTGGAGCAAAATGGGCGATCGAACGGTTTTGCCGAGAACGGATCCCACAAGGGTGAATTGGAGAGAGCCGCGGACGctcaggaggagggagagacaatTACGTCTCCCAGTGCCCCAAAGCCCAGGGGTGGACGGCGGAGCAAAGCTGACTCTGAACCCAAGA AATCTCCTGTCAGTTCCAGGGTCACACGAAATTCTGGAAAGCAGCCAACGATCCTATCAATGTTTTCCAGAGT GCCAAAGCGCAAGTCTGATGAGGTGAACGGTGAGGCCACAAATGGAGACGCTGCAGATAGAAACGATGAAGGTGACTCTGAGGAG TCACGAGAAGAGAAGCGACTGAAAACGGaatcagatgcagt ACCTGTTGCAGAGGACGCCACCACTGAAAAGCCAAAACTTGTGGCTCCAGCTAAG aCCCCACCTCCCAAATGCCCTGACTGCAGGCAGTATCTGGATGACTCAGACCTCAAGTTCTTTCAGGGAGACCCTGATGATGcg CTTGATGAGCCAGAGATGTTGACAGATGAACGCCTCTCGCTCTTTGACTCAAATGAGGATGGATTTGAAAGCTATGAAGATCTTCCCCAGCACAAGATTACCAATTTCAG TGTGTATGACAAGCGCGGCCACCTGTGTCCGTTTGACTCCGGCCTGATTGAGAAGAACGTGGAGCTCTACTTCAGCTGTGCCGTTAAGCCCATTTATGATGATAACCCTTGCATGGATG gCGGTGTCCCTGCTAAAAAGCTTGGCCCCATTAATGCCTGGTGGATAACTGGTTTtgatggaggagagaaagcTCTTATTGGCTTCACTACAG CTTTTGCTGACTACATCCTCATGGACCCCAGTGAGGAGTACTCTCCTATCTTTGCACTGATGCAGGAGAAGATCTACATGAGCAAAATCGTGGTGGAGTTTCTTCAGAAGAATCCCGACGCCACTTACGAAGACCTGTTAAATAAAATCGAG ACCACAGTACCCCCCGCAGGGCTCAACTTCAACCGTTTCACGGAGGACACGTTGCTGCGACACGCCCAGTTCGTGGTGGAGCAGGTGGAGAGCTACGACGAGGCGGGCGACCCGGACGAGCAACCCATCATCGTGACTCCCTGCATGAGGGACCTGATCAAACTGGCAGGAGTCACACTGGGCAAGAG GAGAGCAGCCCGGAGACAGGCCATTCGCCACCCCACAAAGATCGAGAAGGACAACAAGGGCCCAACAAAAGCCACCACCACCAAGCTGGTCTATCAGATCTTTGACACCTTTTTCTCGGACCAGATCGACCAGAATAACAAAGAGGGCGGTGGGATGAAGAGACAGCGCTGCGGAGTCTGTGAG GTGTGCCAGGCACCAGACTGTGGCAAGTGCTCTGCCTGTAAGGACATGATTAAATTTGGTGGCACTGGCCGCAGCAAACAGGCCTGTCATAAGAGAAg GTGCCCCAACCTGGCAGTGAAGGAGGCCGAGGATGACGAGAACATGGACGAGGAAGATGTTTTGCCTGCCGTCAAAGCGCCGTCTAAGAAGATGTCTCAGgccaagaagaagaaacagagcaaGAATAAAATGTCCTGGGTGGGAGAGCCCATCAAG ACTGAAGGGAAGAAGGAGTATTATATGGAGGTGTGCGTGGATGACGAGGTGTTGACAGTtggagactgtgtgtctgtcagtccaGATGACCCCTCTAAACCTCTCTATTTGGCGAG AATCACAGCATTGTGGGAAGACGGGGAGATGTTGTTCCACGCCCACTGGTTCTGCCGCGGGACCGATACGGTGCTGGGAGAGTCATCGGATCCTCTGGAGCTCTTCCTGGTGGATGAGTGTGAAGACATGCCTCTGAGCTACGTGCATGGCAAGGTCAACGTGCTCTACAAAGCCCCGTCCAACAACTGGTTCATGGAG GGTGGAATGGACGATGACATTAAGGTGATTGAGGACGACGGTAAAAGTTTCTTCTATCAGCTATGGTATGACCCAGAGTTTGCTCGTTTTGAAACTCCTCCCGAAGTCACGTCATCAGAGGACTGCAAGTTCAA gttctgTGCCAGCTGCGTCAGGATaaaggagcaggaggagcaggagacGCCTTGTGCTCTCGAGcctctggaggaggaggaaaatgaCTCCAAAGTGTTCTACGCTCTTGCCTGTCTCAGAGGAGAGCAGTACAGAGTGGGAGATGGCGTTTACCTGTTGCCTGAGGCTTTCACTTTTGG GGTAAAGCCAGCCAGCCCAGTCAAACGCTCCCACAGGAAGGAAGTTGTGGATGAGGATTTGTATCCGGAGTACTACAGGAAGTCATCGGATTACATCAAGGGCTCAAACCTGGATGCTCCAGAGCCTTTCCGCATTGGCCGCATCAAAGAGATCTTCTGTACCAAACGCAGCAACGGCAAAGCTGACACATCAGAGGTCAAATTACGCCTCTATAAATTCTACAG GCCAGAGAACACCCATAAGGGTGTGAAGGCTGGATACCATGCAGATATAAACCAGCTGTACTGGAGTGATGAGGAGGTGACTGTGAACATGGCGGACGTACAGGGCCGCTGTCGTGTGGAGTACGGAGAGGACCTGGTGGAGGCCTTGCAGGAGTACTCTACTGGCGGCCCAGATCGGTTCTACTTTATAGAG GCCTATAACGCCAAGTCCAAGAGCTTTGAGGACCCACCCAACCACGCTCGCTCAGTGATGAACAAGGGCAAAGGAAAAGGCAAGGGAAAAG ggaaaggaaagggaaaaGCCGCGTCACAGCAGGACACACAGGAGCAGGAGCCTCAGGAACCCAAAATCCGTAAGCTTCGCACGCTGGATGTTTTCTCTGGCTGCGGTGGACTGTCTGAGGGCTTCCACCAGGCAG GAATCTCTGAAACACTATGGGCCATAGAGATGTGGGACCCAGCTGCTCAGGCCTTCAGGCTGAACAACCCCGGCAGCACCGTCTTTACCGAGGACTGTAACGTGCTGCTCAAACTGGTCATGTCTGGGGAGAAGACCAACTCTCTGGGGCAGAAGCTGCCACAGAAGGGGGACGTGGAGATGCTGTGTGGCGGCCCGCCTTGCCAAGGCTTCAGCGGAATGAACCGTTTCAACTCGCGCACTTACTCAAAGTTCAAGAACTCTCTGGTTGTCTCTTATCTAAG TTACTGTGACTACTACAGACCCAAGTTCTTCCTGCTGGAGAATGTGAGGAACTTTGTGTCGTTCAAGCGCTCCATGGTCCTAAAGCTGACTCTACGCTGTCTAGTTCGAATGGGCTATCAGTGCACATTTGGTGTACTACAG GCAGGGCAGTATGGTGTGGCTCAGACACGGCGCAGGGCAATTATTCTGGCTGCTGCTCCTGGGGAGAAACTTCCCCGTTACCCAGAACCTCTGCATGTGTTTGCCCCACGTGCGTGCTCCCTCAACGTGGTCGTTGATGACAAGAAATACATCACCAACGTTACCCG GGGTAATGGAGGCATCTATCGCACCATCACTGTTCGGGACACCATGTCAGACCTGCCCGAGATCCGCAACGGAGCAACTGCTCTGGAGATCTCTTACAACGGAGAGCCCCAGTCCTGGTTCCAGAGACAGATCCGTGGCTCTCAGTACCAGCCTATCCTCAGGGACCACATCTGTAAA GACATGAGTGCCCTTGTGGCGGCCCGCATGCGGCACATACCTCTCGCGCCAGGATCTGATTGGAGGGATCTGCCCAACATCGAGGTACGACTGCCAGACGGGACCACCACGAAGAAGCTACGGTACACCCACTCGGACAAAAAGAACGGCCGCAGCAGCACCGGTGCTCTGAGaggagtgtgtgcttgtgctggAG GGAAGCCTTGTGACCCAGCAGACAGGCAGTTCAACACACTGATCCCATGGTGTCTGCCCCACACTGGAAACCGCCACAACCACTGGGCCGGGCTGTACGGCAGGCTGGAGTGGGACGGCTTCTTCAGCACTACCGTCACTAATCCTGAGCCAATGGGCAAGCAG GGCCGTGTCCTGCACCCAGAACAGCACCGTGTGGTCAGTGTGAGGGAATGCGCTCGCTCACAGGGGTTCCCCGATACCTACCGCTTCTTTGGCAACATCCTcgataaacacagacag GTGGGAAATGCAGTACCCCCTCCTCTGTCTAAAGCCATTGGACTTGAGGTCAAAAAGTGCATCCAGTCCAGGATGAGGGAGAACGCGACAG aaccTGTGAAACAGGAGAAGATGGAAATTTGTGACTAG